The Nostoc sp. 'Peltigera membranacea cyanobiont' N6 genome contains the following window.
TCCTTCGCCGTAGTCGCCGTACTCGTCGTACTCGTAGCCAGAGGCGGAAAGATAATCATTGCCATTGTCTCCATTCAGCAAATTATCGCCTGATGAATAGTCAACATTCAAATTATCGTCACCAGCACCACCGTTAAGGGTGTTATTTCCAGTAGTGTTATAAAAAGATCCTCCGAAGCCGTAACCGTAGCTAGAACCAGAGAGAGAATCATTGCCATCGCCACCAGAGAGTAGATTAGCGCCTCGTGAATCGTTAACATTCAAGTAATCGTTACCAGCGCCACCCTTGAGGGTATTATTACCTGATGTGTTATCAAACCTGTAGCCCTCGAAATCAGAGGCAAAAAGAGAATCATTGCCATCGCCACCAGAGAGCAGATTATTGCCTGTTGAAATATTAGCGCTCAAGTAATCGTCACCAGTACCACCCTTGAGAGTGTTATTACCATCAGCAAGATTAACTGAGAGGCGATCGTTGCCATCGCCACTAGAAAGTAAGTTATCACCTTTTGAAAAGACAGCACTCAAGGTATCGTTACCAGCACCGCCCTTGAGGACGTTATTACCAGACACATCAGGGCTGTAGTAGTCACCAGAGACGGAGAGATAATCATTGCCATTACCACCATCCAGTAAGTTATCGCCTGGTGAACCGTCAGCACTCAAGGTATCGTTACCAGCACCACCCTTGAGAGTGTTATTACCAGACACCACATTGCCCTCGTAGTCACCTAATGCTGAGAGATGATCGTTGCCATCGCCACCAGAAAGCAGGTTATTGCCTGGTGAAGAGTCAACATTCAAGTAATCGTCACCAGTACCACCGTTGAGGGTATCATTGCCCGCACCACCGCGCAGCCAGTCATTACCAGTGCCACCGTCAAGGGAGTCGTTGCCCGTATCCCCAATCAGGGTATCATTACCAGCGCCACCAATAAGAGTATCATTACCACTACCACCTCGCAGCAAGTCATTACCACTCTTGCCGTCGATCCGGTCATTACCCCCCTGACCATTAACGACATCATCTGAGTTATCTAAACCCGTAATGTTGTTGGAGAGGTTATTGAGAAAGGTGACTGTATTTTTGATGCCCAGAATGGTTTCAATAGAGTTGGCATCTAAAACATTAAAACTGTCGGTGATACTAGTTTGCCCATCAAACAGGATATTGCCAACAGCTGGTCTTGTTCCCGAAGCTTTCAGGTTCTCCAGGGTTTCTAATTTGAAGTTTTTTAGGATCGTTTTAGTATCAGCTACTCCATCAAAGGTGATTTCTAGATTGTTGCCATTCTCGGTAAGCAACAGATTTCGAGCAGTGAAACCAGCACCCTGGAATTTGAGCGTATCAATTTTGGCAATGACTGCTGCTGTGGGGTTTGTTCCTTTACCTACGCCACCGAAATCAGTAATAGTATCAGTGCCATCACCTAAGTTATAAATAAATTTATCTTTGCCGCCACCACCAGTCAGAATGTCGTTACCCTTTTTAGCGGTAATGGTATCGTTGCCTGCTTTACCATTAATCGTATCAGCGCCGTTACTGCCCAGTAGAGGATCGTTACCGTTAGTTCCAATGATATTTGTCATAATATTTATCTTCCTTAATCAAATTTTTCAGTAACTTTAAAGTTATTAACCCCGATTTAGTACTGTTTTAGAACACAAGAATTCGCCGAAAGTTGATACTTTCGGCATACTTTTATGTCACCCTTGAGGGACAGCAATTTTCTCGAAAATCTACTCTGTCAACCAGCCTGCAAGTAGCACGCACTTATCTAAGTATCAAAGTCTCACGCACTGTAGAAATTAACGACTGTGTGGATTTACTGAAATGAACTATTTCAGGTTTTTTACAACCATCCTTTGAAAATAGGGAACAGTTAACTCTTGATAGAGAAGGTGATTTTCATACCCTTGTTATGGGCTATTGCCTGTGGGTGTCTAGCTTAAAAATAGGGGACATTTAAATAACCTGATATTAACTTAATACTGAATATTTACTTAGATGTCTATACTTAAAAACTATCTTTGCATACTCTTTACATTATATGCCGAAATATGTGGGTAAGCCGGGGTTAAAAAAGCAAAGTATGTAAAGATAAATATGGAGAATGCATGTACCGAGGTAACTAAAATACTGGTGCTGGTTTAAGGGTTTTTTGACTCGCAATCAGGATAAAACTCTATTAAACCTAAGAACTGCGAATACATCACAGAAAGTCAAAGACTGAGCAGAGATCGTCAGGTAAAACGCAGATGGCTGGTACGTAGAAAAAATAGCTGCTCATTTTAACTAAACTCCACAAACGTTAAGAGAAGTTTTGCATAAATGGAAAAATCTCGATCTACAAGGGCTTTGGGATAAACTTTATTCGAGGGGAAAACCAAAGTGTAAGGAGTCAGACGTAATTTTTTTGCGAGAATGCCTGAAATATGATTAACTTTTCGTTACATAGTTGTAAATTTTCCTACTGACTTACTTATGTGCTAGAAATTCTCTTAGTCTGTTCTTCACATTTTCAGATTTTATAGTCAAGAATTTGCAGACAGCAGCAGTCACAAAGAAGTTTGAGCGGAAGCTTTCAAAGCAGGAAACTTCCAAGATCCTTGAAGGACTGATAAAAATACATACATCTTTTTGAATGCTGCGATGCCTGCGGTGGGCTACCCCTTAGCCTGGGTTGAGCTACACTTACATTACGATCGCCTGCCAATATCTTAATTATAGCAACGGACAACGAGGTTAGGACATTAACTGATGATAAAAACTATATACAAACAGACTTTCAACCCAGTCCCCAGTCCCCAGTCCCCAGTCCCCTGCTATATCTATGCAATAATCGCGATCGCTGACCAAAATGACCAACGCAGAGATGATTCGACTTAGCCAAGAACACTTGCAGACCATCCGCGCCCATGCCGAAAGAACCTATCCAGACGAGTGTTGTGGTATAATTTTGGGCTATCTGGCTAGTGAGGGTAAAACTGTGGTCGAAGTCATGCCAACAGAAAATGCCTGGAATACAGAAGCGGCGGCTGAGTTTTCAGGCGAACGCACAACAGAAAGTAAAAGACGGCAATATGCGATCGCACCCGAAATTATGCTAAAAATGCAAAAAGAAGCACGCGATCGCTCACTGAACATTATCGGCATTTTTCACTCCCACCCAGATATTTCTGCTATCCCTTCAGAATGCGATCGCTTATATGCTTGGCAAGGATACTCATATATAATAGTTACCGTCCAAAACGGTAAAGCTGGAGAACTCCGAAGCTGGAGCCTTGACGATCGTCATCAGTTCCAAGCAGAGGCAATTGAAAATATAAAATCTGACTTAGTTTAAAGACAGTCACTCGTAGCGGTTTTCGCCGCTACCACGGTTAAAAATTCGTCTTCCATACTCCCTATCTCTATATGAGAGACAGTTTTTCGATAGGATTAATATTCCGCTCTCCTAGATTATAACTGCTATGCTAGATCCGAATCTGGATGAAATCCAGTTAACCAAAGACGATTACGAACGCTACTCTAGACACCTGATTTTGCCGGAAGTAGGACTAGAAGGACAGAAGCGCCTGAAAGCCGCCAGCGTCCAGTGTATAGGTACAGGTGGACTAGGTTCACCACTACTTTTATATTTGGCGGCGGCGGGTATTGGACGCATCGGGATTGTGGATTTCGATGTTGTCGATACTTCCAATCTACAACGCCAAGTCATCCACGGGACATCTTGGGTGGGTAAACCCAAGATTGAATCGGCAAAAAACCGCATTCACGAGATTAACCCCTATTGTCAGGTTGATTTATACGAAACTCGCCTGACTTCCGAAAACGCCCTAGAAATCCTGCAACCTTATGATATTGTGGTAGATGGTACTGATAACTTCCCCACTAGATATCTAGTTAACGATGCCTGCGTATTGCTGAATAAGCCCAACGTCTACGGTTCAATTTTACGCTTTGAAGGGCAAGCTACTGTATTTAACTACCAAGGTGGGCCAAATTATCGCGACCTTTTCCCAGAACCACCACCACCAGGAATGGTTCCCTCTTGTGCAGAAGGTGGCGTATTAGGGATTTTGCCAGGAATTATTGGTTTAATCCAAGCAACGGAAACAGTCAAAATTATTCTGGGACAAGGTAATACTCTAAGTGGACGGTTGCTGTTATACAACGCCTTAGATATGAAATTTCGGGAGTTGAAACTGCGTCCTAACCCGATTCGCCCAGTCATTGAAAAACTGATAGACTACGAAGAATTCTGCGGAATTCCACAAGCTAAGGCAGAGGAGGCAAAACAGCAGATGGAAAGTCAAGAAATGACCGTCAAAGATTTGAAGGAATTGCTAGATAGCGGTGCGAAGGATTTTGTACTGCTGGATGTCCGCAACCCCAATGAGTACGACATTGCCAAGATTCCTGGTTCGGTGTTGGTACCCTTACCAGATATTGAAAATGGCAATGGCGTTGCGAAGGTGAAGGAAATATTAAACGGCCACCGTTTAATTGCTCATTGTAAAATGGGCGGGCGGTCGGCAAAAGCCCTT
Protein-coding sequences here:
- a CDS encoding Mov34/MPN/PAD-1 family protein — protein: MIRLSQEHLQTIRAHAERTYPDECCGIILGYLASEGKTVVEVMPTENAWNTEAAAEFSGERTTESKRRQYAIAPEIMLKMQKEARDRSLNIIGIFHSHPDISAIPSECDRLYAWQGYSYIIVTVQNGKAGELRSWSLDDRHQFQAEAIENIKSDLV
- the moeB gene encoding molybdopterin-synthase adenylyltransferase MoeB, with protein sequence MLDPNLDEIQLTKDDYERYSRHLILPEVGLEGQKRLKAASVQCIGTGGLGSPLLLYLAAAGIGRIGIVDFDVVDTSNLQRQVIHGTSWVGKPKIESAKNRIHEINPYCQVDLYETRLTSENALEILQPYDIVVDGTDNFPTRYLVNDACVLLNKPNVYGSILRFEGQATVFNYQGGPNYRDLFPEPPPPGMVPSCAEGGVLGILPGIIGLIQATETVKIILGQGNTLSGRLLLYNALDMKFRELKLRPNPIRPVIEKLIDYEEFCGIPQAKAEEAKQQMESQEMTVKDLKELLDSGAKDFVLLDVRNPNEYDIAKIPGSVLVPLPDIENGNGVAKVKEILNGHRLIAHCKMGGRSAKALAILKEAGIVGTNVKGGITAWSREIDPSVPEY